The following proteins come from a genomic window of Heyndrickxia acidicola:
- a CDS encoding YqhR family membrane protein: MDENMIQENEHSISFMQLVVVTGFVGGIMWSLIAYLAYFFQFTKIEPNILLEPFTVGNWKETWIGIVITIFVYGILSIGVAFLYFLILRKLYSMWVGVFYGVALFLIVFFILNPIFPSMKPFFRIDSNTIITSVCIYVLYGVFIGYSISFEQSNIVHRKRQKEKNRM; encoded by the coding sequence ATGGATGAGAATATGATACAAGAGAATGAACATTCCATTTCTTTTATGCAGCTGGTAGTGGTTACAGGTTTTGTGGGCGGAATTATGTGGAGTTTAATTGCTTATTTAGCCTACTTTTTTCAATTTACAAAAATTGAACCTAATATCTTATTAGAACCGTTTACAGTAGGAAACTGGAAAGAAACCTGGATAGGAATTGTGATCACTATTTTTGTTTATGGCATTCTTTCCATTGGAGTTGCATTTCTTTACTTTTTGATTTTGAGAAAGCTGTACTCTATGTGGGTAGGGGTCTTTTATGGAGTTGCTCTGTTTTTAATTGTGTTTTTTATTTTAAATCCAATATTTCCAAGTATGAAGCCCTTTTTCAGGATAGATTCAAATACCATTATTACGAGTGTTTGCATTTATGTTTTATATGGTGTTTTTATCGGGTATTCCATTTCATTCGAACAAAGCAATATAGTCCATCGGAAAAGGCAGAAGGAAAAAAATCGGATGTGA
- a CDS encoding M24 family metallopeptidase, which yields MGKLAKLREQFSKNSIDGMLVTSTYNRRYITNFTGTAGAALISGEKALFITDFRYAEQASKQAEGYEIVQHQGILLDEIAAQAEKLGIKKLGFEETDVTYSAFTQYQKAIKSELIPVSNLIESLRLIKTESEIKLIKTAADIADAAYKHILGFIKPGLTELEVSNELEFFMRKSGASSSSFNTIVASGTRSALPHGVASEKVIEKGDFVTLDYGALYNGYVSDITRTVAVGEPSAKLKEIYDIVLESQLLAVNTLKPGMSGIEADAVSRKYILDHGYGEYFGHSLGHGIGLEVHEGPSLSVRSEFALEPNMIVTIEPGIYLPGVGGVRIEDDALITDQSIELLTHSTKELIIL from the coding sequence ATGGGAAAACTAGCTAAACTGAGAGAGCAATTTTCCAAGAATAGCATTGATGGAATGCTTGTTACAAGTACGTATAACCGCCGTTATATCACAAACTTTACAGGGACGGCAGGAGCTGCTTTAATTTCAGGGGAGAAAGCGCTTTTTATCACAGACTTCCGCTATGCTGAGCAGGCATCAAAGCAGGCAGAAGGATATGAGATTGTTCAGCACCAAGGTATATTGCTTGATGAGATTGCCGCTCAGGCTGAAAAGCTGGGAATCAAGAAGCTGGGGTTTGAAGAAACGGATGTAACCTATTCAGCGTTTACACAGTATCAAAAAGCCATTAAATCCGAATTAATACCGGTGTCCAATCTTATTGAAAGCCTGCGTCTGATTAAAACGGAGTCTGAAATTAAACTGATAAAAACAGCTGCAGATATTGCAGACGCGGCCTACAAGCATATTTTAGGTTTCATAAAGCCGGGGCTGACAGAACTTGAAGTCTCAAATGAGCTTGAGTTTTTTATGAGAAAAAGCGGTGCATCTTCTTCCTCTTTTAACACGATTGTTGCATCAGGAACAAGGTCAGCATTGCCGCATGGAGTGGCCAGTGAAAAGGTGATTGAAAAAGGAGACTTTGTCACATTGGATTATGGAGCCCTTTATAATGGGTATGTCTCAGATATTACACGTACTGTTGCGGTTGGAGAGCCCTCAGCTAAATTGAAAGAAATTTATGATATTGTCCTTGAATCACAGCTGCTGGCTGTAAACACGCTTAAACCTGGCATGTCAGGCATAGAAGCGGATGCCGTTTCACGAAAATATATTTTAGATCATGGGTACGGTGAATACTTCGGTCACTCCCTTGGCCATGGAATCGGATTGGAGGTTCACGAGGGACCAAGTCTTTCCGTCCGCTCTGAATTTGCCCTAGAGCCCAATATGATTGTAACGATAGAACCAGGCATCTATCTCCCAGGTGTTGGCGGAGTCCGGATTGAGGATGATGCTTTAATTACGGATCAGTCGATTGAACTGCTCACACATTCGACAAAAGAATTGATAATATTATAA
- the aroQ gene encoding type II 3-dehydroquinate dehydratase, with translation MKKFLVLNGPNLNMLGKREPKIYGKQSLEVLEENLKKLENSFQVVIDPFQSNHEGVLIDKLHSAMNEYDGIILNPGAFTHYSYAIRDAIASIDVPVIEVHISNVHAREEFRHKSVTAPVTAGQIVGFGLFGYELAVKALAEYINRGE, from the coding sequence ATGAAAAAATTTCTAGTTTTAAATGGCCCAAATTTAAATATGCTAGGGAAGCGGGAGCCAAAGATATATGGCAAACAATCCCTTGAAGTCCTGGAAGAAAACTTGAAAAAGCTGGAGAACAGCTTCCAGGTTGTAATTGATCCCTTTCAATCCAATCATGAGGGTGTTTTAATTGACAAATTGCATAGCGCAATGAACGAATATGACGGAATTATCCTGAATCCGGGGGCTTTTACCCATTACAGCTATGCAATCAGAGATGCGATAGCAAGCATTGATGTACCTGTCATTGAAGTACATATTTCAAATGTCCACGCCAGGGAAGAGTTTCGTCATAAATCTGTTACTGCACCGGTTACAGCAGGTCAAATAGTTGGGTTTGGCCTTTTTGGATATGAGCTTGCTGTTAAGGCGCTGGCAGAATACATAAATAGGGGAGAATAG